Proteins encoded together in one Nostoc sp. PCC 7524 window:
- a CDS encoding MFS transporter, translated as MNIQNWLNIPAFRSRNYRLFFAGQGISLIGTWMTQLATVWLVYDLTHSALMLGIVGFTSQIPNFFLAPFGGVFVDRFSRYRTLIGTQALSMVQSLALAVLTLTGVIQIWHIIVLSLLQGFINALDAPARQAFVPELVERREDLANAIAINSTMINGARLIGPAVGGVLIAGVGIAYCFLIDGLSYIAVIAGLLAMKVKPWQISVSAGNPLQKVQEGFVYAYSFPPIRAILLLSALVSLMGLQNTILVPIFAEKILAGGAETLGFLMAASGLGALSGGIYLATRKTILGIGKLIAIAPAILGIGLIAFAVSRFLPLSLFTMLFVGLGTILQIAASNTFLQTIVEEDKRGRLMSLYTMSFLGMIPVGSLLGGALASRIGAPNTLIIDGIACIIGSIVFYRKLPTLKKLVQPIYEQKGIIAIQNNS; from the coding sequence ATGAATATACAAAATTGGCTAAACATACCAGCTTTTAGATCAAGGAATTATCGCCTGTTTTTTGCGGGGCAGGGAATTTCTTTGATTGGCACATGGATGACACAACTGGCTACAGTTTGGCTAGTTTATGATTTAACACACTCAGCATTAATGTTAGGAATTGTCGGATTTACCAGCCAAATTCCTAACTTCTTCCTTGCGCCTTTTGGGGGAGTGTTTGTAGATCGATTTTCTCGGTATCGTACCTTAATAGGTACACAAGCATTATCGATGGTGCAATCGCTAGCATTAGCTGTACTCACTTTAACTGGTGTGATTCAAATTTGGCATATTATTGTTTTGAGCTTGTTACAAGGATTTATTAATGCTTTAGATGCACCAGCACGCCAAGCATTTGTGCCGGAACTGGTTGAACGTAGAGAAGATTTGGCTAATGCGATCGCGATCAACTCAACTATGATTAATGGAGCGCGTTTAATTGGCCCAGCCGTTGGCGGTGTATTAATTGCTGGTGTTGGTATTGCCTACTGTTTTTTAATTGATGGGTTGAGCTATATTGCAGTTATTGCCGGCTTATTAGCAATGAAAGTTAAACCTTGGCAAATATCAGTCAGTGCTGGTAATCCCTTGCAGAAAGTCCAAGAGGGATTTGTCTATGCCTATAGCTTTCCACCAATTCGTGCCATTTTATTACTATCGGCTTTAGTCAGTTTGATGGGACTGCAAAATACAATTCTTGTACCAATTTTTGCGGAAAAGATTTTAGCAGGTGGCGCAGAAACCCTAGGATTTTTAATGGCAGCATCAGGACTAGGAGCATTATCAGGAGGTATTTATTTAGCCACACGCAAAACAATTTTAGGTATTGGTAAATTAATTGCGATCGCACCAGCAATTTTAGGTATTGGTTTAATTGCTTTTGCTGTATCCAGATTCTTACCATTATCTCTATTTACAATGTTGTTTGTTGGTTTAGGAACAATTCTGCAAATAGCTGCTAGTAATACATTTCTCCAAACCATCGTAGAGGAAGATAAGCGCGGTAGATTGATGAGCTTATATACGATGTCTTTTTTAGGGATGATACCAGTAGGTAGTTTATTAGGTGGTGCATTAGCCAGTCGTATCGGTGCGCCCAACACATTAATTATTGACGGTATAGCCTGTATTATTGGCTCTATCGTTTTTTACAGAAAATTGCCTACTTTAAAGAAATTAGTCCAGCCAATTTACGAACAGAAAGGTATCATAGCAATTCAGAATAATTCTTAA
- a CDS encoding MarR family winged helix-turn-helix transcriptional regulator, with translation MIAQPDHSPNSESWQQNLAPYNLGYRIKLLSQLLTRKFTERLEPFGLTPFHWLVLCCLWQEDGLPTSSIGEKLQQVGGTLTGVLDRMEERGLVRRERDVNDRRIWRIWLTDAGKELETVLPPIAAELRDEAMQGISAVEREVFSQLLNRAIANLS, from the coding sequence ATGATTGCTCAACCCGATCATTCTCCTAATTCAGAATCGTGGCAGCAAAACCTTGCCCCTTATAATTTGGGCTACAGAATCAAATTACTTTCACAATTACTCACCCGCAAGTTTACTGAAAGACTAGAACCCTTTGGGCTAACGCCATTTCATTGGCTAGTTCTATGCTGTTTATGGCAAGAAGATGGTTTACCTACATCCAGCATTGGGGAGAAACTCCAGCAAGTTGGAGGTACACTAACAGGCGTACTAGATCGCATGGAAGAACGCGGCTTAGTGCGTCGAGAACGGGATGTAAATGATCGCCGCATCTGGCGCATCTGGCTAACTGATGCTGGCAAGGAATTAGAAACGGTTTTACCACCAATTGCCGCCGAGTTGCGTGATGAAGCAATGCAGGGGATTTCTGCGGTGGAACGTGAAGTTTTCTCACAACTTTTGAATCGTGCGATCGCTAATCTCTCTTAG
- a CDS encoding ArnT family glycosyltransferase yields the protein MFYRLQALQPLWRHISISTTFPYISLLVWTIPLLLFSSGDSSVMAHDEGLYAWRSRQMFDSGDWIAPWGNAHHKTPGPYWLIAAFYNLLGISEFSTRLPSMITGILCLLLTYEIGKIMLGKKLAWLAGAILSVEFLWLQYCRLGTPDVPMIFLVLLTIYAVIKSELHPQYRYIWSFIAGLSLGLGFLMRSFMIFLPAIALLPYLVRQHRRYRHLTNPCLYVGLLVGLMPTLIWLWFNWQRYGNNSFAALFGFVFELGSQERAGNGIIFYVWNIPLKAFPWLFFSLLGLFLVVRRPIPNYQLILVGFPVILFAELSVFSTRLSHYSLTLYPFIAWLAAVGLDWLSRIYQMGYVNRKPILQKGNIPRTLSYGSGVLAILFLLAAMVAFAWGDRQYAIIGLIVGLSWLILPIVWISRYHFGCKFLTARYWVAGWLIPCWLALALVGGFGLLNDYNPVYRTFLQQPAIASILQTHPIHFVQLGGKNAVLLRFYTPTHGQKVETIAQLPAPSYAWVYQQPSSQLSRQHRIIGEIQDYKLIQILPSE from the coding sequence ATGTTTTATAGACTACAAGCCTTGCAACCTCTGTGGCGGCATATCAGTATATCAACAACATTCCCTTACATCAGTTTGCTAGTGTGGACAATCCCCTTATTACTATTTAGTTCTGGGGATAGTAGTGTGATGGCTCATGATGAAGGGCTTTATGCTTGGCGATCGCGTCAGATGTTTGATTCCGGTGACTGGATAGCACCTTGGGGGAATGCTCATCATAAAACCCCTGGCCCTTACTGGTTAATTGCTGCTTTCTACAATCTATTAGGAATCAGCGAATTTAGTACACGTCTACCTAGCATGATCACTGGCATTCTTTGCTTGTTACTAACTTATGAAATCGGCAAAATTATGCTAGGTAAAAAGTTAGCTTGGCTAGCTGGGGCAATTTTAAGTGTGGAATTTCTGTGGCTACAATACTGTCGGTTAGGTACTCCAGATGTACCAATGATTTTCTTGGTACTTTTAACTATTTATGCTGTAATTAAATCGGAATTACATCCTCAATATAGATATATATGGAGTTTTATCGCTGGTTTAAGTTTGGGTTTAGGCTTCTTAATGAGAAGCTTCATGATTTTTCTGCCAGCTATCGCTTTATTACCTTACTTAGTTCGTCAACATCGTCGTTATCGTCATCTGACTAACCCCTGTTTATATGTCGGTTTACTTGTAGGTTTAATGCCTACACTAATTTGGTTATGGTTTAATTGGCAACGCTACGGCAATAATAGTTTTGCAGCTTTATTTGGCTTTGTTTTTGAGTTAGGCTCTCAGGAACGTGCTGGAAATGGCATCATATTTTATGTTTGGAACATCCCTTTAAAAGCTTTTCCTTGGTTATTTTTTAGCCTTTTAGGATTATTTTTAGTTGTCCGTCGCCCAATTCCTAATTATCAATTAATCCTCGTTGGCTTCCCAGTTATTTTATTTGCCGAATTAAGCGTTTTTTCTACTCGTCTTTCTCACTATAGTCTTACCCTTTATCCCTTCATCGCTTGGTTAGCGGCGGTAGGTTTAGACTGGTTAAGTAGAATTTATCAGATGGGATATGTTAACCGAAAACCCATTCTGCAAAAAGGCAATATTCCTAGGACTCTTAGCTATGGTAGCGGCGTATTAGCAATTTTATTTTTGTTAGCTGCAATGGTGGCTTTTGCCTGGGGCGATCGCCAATATGCAATCATCGGTTTAATTGTAGGATTAAGTTGGTTAATTCTCCCTATAGTCTGGATTAGCCGCTACCATTTTGGATGTAAGTTTCTCACAGCTCGTTATTGGGTGGCTGGTTGGTTAATTCCCTGTTGGTTAGCATTGGCACTGGTTGGTGGCTTTGGCTTGTTGAATGACTATAACCCTGTTTACAGAACTTTTTTACAACAACCTGCGATCGCTTCTATTTTACAAACTCACCCCATCCATTTTGTCCAATTAGGTGGTAAAAACGCCGTTTTACTGAGGTTTTATACCCCCACTCACGGACAAAAAGTAGAGACAATAGCCCAACTACCTGCCCCCAGTTATGCTTGGGTTTATCAACAACCTTCCTCTCAACTATCCAGACAACACCGCATCATCGGTGAAATCCAAGACTACAAATTAATTCAAATTTTACCTAGTGAATAG